GAAAAAATGCTGCCGGTAAAACGGTTTCCAGCGGAATTTATTTTTACAGGTTGGAAGCGGATGATCATAAATCCGGAACCAGGAAAATGGTAGTGTTGAGGTAACATATAATCAACTTCCGAATGTTTCGATTTATCGAATCTTCGGAATGTTGGTTTTACTTCGAAGTGTTGAAGGTCGTTGTCAAACAATCGGAAGGTCAGCAAGCTGAACATTCCGATGTTCTTAAGTGAGGGAAATAATGAAATTTTTATTTATTCTAATAACATTATTACTTTGTGCAAACCTGTTTTCGCAGGTGATCCTGCATCCTCGTTATCATACTTATGAGGAGATCAAAGCAGAGATAGATTCCCTGCAGAATTTGTACCCGGAGTTTGTCATGATCGATTCCATCGGTCATACTCTGGGAGCTGATCCTTACCAGGAACCTTTACCGATCTGGGCGGTGAAGATTTCCGATAATGTAACTGTCGATGAAGATGAACCCGCAGTAATGTTTGCCGGACAATGTCATGCGGAAGAAGTTCTTGGTGTTGAGATCACGATGTATATGATCCAGGATATTTGCGAACACTTTTACCAGTTTCCATACAATTTATGGATTGCCAATTTGGAGATGTGGTTTGTTCCAAGCTATAATCCCGAAGGTTTGGAAATTGTCATGGATGGTATTGATACTTCCTGGAGAAAGAATCAAAGAGATAATAATCTGAACGGAATTCTTGATTTTGTTCTTGGTCCCGGAAACGACAGCGATGGAGTCGATACAAATCGTAATTACTCTTTTAACTGGTGTCATGGAGACACTCTTTGGGCACCTGGAGGAGAAGAATTATGGGATTATTACAGAGGACCTGCACCTTTTTCCGAAGGCGGACCAATGGCTATTCGTGATCTGGCAGCAGAACAGCATTTTATCTTTTCCATTAACTGGCATTCATCCAGAACAGGAAATTTTTCCGAAAAAGTTTTTTATTCCTTTGAATGGAATGGAGAAAAACGCTCTCCTGATTTCATTTTGAATCAATACATCGGAAATACTGTTGCCGGTTTGATCGAAAAAGAAAATGGAACCGGATTTTACGAACCTTCTGCTTCCGGGGGAAGAAAAGGAAATGCTCACGACTGGTTTTATCAGGCACATGGAACTACCCAACTCCTGATCGAATGCGGAACCCAAAACCTGCAACCTCCAAATGAACCTCCGCTTTACCTGGTTGATGATACTTGCGAGAGATGCAGTCAGGGAGCTTACTGGTTATTGGATCGAGCGATCGGTTACGAAACCGATAATGCCATGTTAACCGGACATGTAACAGATGCTGATACAGAAAATCCTCTCGTTGCAGAAGTAATAGTCGAACAACATAAAGCACCTTTTTTCGCTCCTCGAATGACCGATGAACTCTACGGTCGTTTCTGGAGAGTTCTGATGCCCGGAACTTATGATCTCAGAGTTCGTAAAAAAGGATATGAAGAACAAATTATCAATGATATAACCGTGAACAATTCGGTCTGGACTGAACTCGAAATCGAACTGACTCCTCTCGAAGAAATCACTGTTACTGGTAATATAACCTGCAACGGAGAGCCTGTTCCGGCAGAGATCATTATTTTCAGTTTGGAGAACGATACGCTCTACACGAATAATGGAGAATTTTCCTATAACGGATTTGCAGGTAATTTTAAAATGCAGGTAATTTCCAACAATTGTGTTCCCTATCTTTACCAGGAAAACCTGGAACCGGGGAATTACGATTTTGAGATCGAACTGAATCCTGAAACCGTTATTTTCAGTGAATCTTGGAACAATGGTTTTGCCCGTTGGGATGTTTCCGGAGATTGGGCAATTGAATTCGATGAATACGAAAACTCAAATGTAGCAACAAATAATTATGGCTTTTTCTTGCAAAGTTTTCATAAATTTTATCCAAATAACTCAAATTCTATTTTGACAACAATTGATCAGATAGATCTGCATGAAGCCAGTGATGACATTGTTCTTTGCTTTGATCATAAATATTATACGGAACACGATGCTGATATTTGTTCAGTCGAGATTTCAACAAACGGTTCTGACTGGGAAGTTCTGGAAGTTTTTTCCGGGAGAAACGAAGCCTGGTATTACCTGCCAAACGCTCAATCCGATAGATTCCTCATCCCTCTTTCAGACTACATCGAAAACAATATCTCTTTGAGATTTAATTTTTTCAGCGATGAAACCTTGCGAGATCCGGGCTGGTGGATAGATAACATCAAGATCGTTGCTTCCGAAGGTATTTCCGATTCCAATGAAATAGATATCGATCCGAATCTCACTAAATTATATAGCAATTACCCGAATCCGTTTCATAATTTTACGACAATTTCATTTAATATCACCGCAGAGGACGGAGAGAAGGCAGAGATTTTGATCTATAATTTGAAAGGTCAAAAAATTAAAACATTTTCAAATTACCAAA
This genomic stretch from Candidatus Cloacimonadota bacterium harbors:
- a CDS encoding T9SS type A sorting domain-containing protein; protein product: MKFLFILITLLLCANLFSQVILHPRYHTYEEIKAEIDSLQNLYPEFVMIDSIGHTLGADPYQEPLPIWAVKISDNVTVDEDEPAVMFAGQCHAEEVLGVEITMYMIQDICEHFYQFPYNLWIANLEMWFVPSYNPEGLEIVMDGIDTSWRKNQRDNNLNGILDFVLGPGNDSDGVDTNRNYSFNWCHGDTLWAPGGEELWDYYRGPAPFSEGGPMAIRDLAAEQHFIFSINWHSSRTGNFSEKVFYSFEWNGEKRSPDFILNQYIGNTVAGLIEKENGTGFYEPSASGGRKGNAHDWFYQAHGTTQLLIECGTQNLQPPNEPPLYLVDDTCERCSQGAYWLLDRAIGYETDNAMLTGHVTDADTENPLVAEVIVEQHKAPFFAPRMTDELYGRFWRVLMPGTYDLRVRKKGYEEQIINDITVNNSVWTELEIELTPLEEITVTGNITCNGEPVPAEIIIFSLENDTLYTNNGEFSYNGFAGNFKMQVISNNCVPYLYQENLEPGNYDFEIELNPETVIFSESWNNGFARWDVSGDWAIEFDEYENSNVATNNYGFFLQSFHKFYPNNSNSILTTIDQIDLHEASDDIVLCFDHKYYTEHDADICSVEISTNGSDWEVLEVFSGRNEAWYYLPNAQSDRFLIPLSDYIENNISLRFNFFSDETLRDPGWWIDNIKIVASEGISDSNEIDIDPNLTKLYSNYPNPFHNFTTISFNITAEDGEKAEILIYNLKGQKIKTFSNYQITKSSNQQVMWDGTNEKNKPVSSGIYFYQLKTDNYQKTKKMIFMR